One window of the Lipingzhangella halophila genome contains the following:
- a CDS encoding DoxX family protein: protein MNLDQLRGPVFSLFRMVTGLLFLLHGVSSLFGVLGGNQGTGLAVEFAVWPSWWAALIQLVCGAFVLAGLFTRPNATLASGSMAYAYFVVHQPEGLLPLINGGELSAMYCWAFLLIAVLGPGGWALDPLIRRRGSDATEPASVRTA, encoded by the coding sequence ATGAATCTGGACCAGCTCCGCGGACCGGTGTTCTCACTGTTCCGCATGGTGACCGGACTGCTGTTCCTGCTCCACGGTGTGTCTTCATTGTTCGGGGTGCTCGGGGGCAACCAGGGCACCGGGCTCGCCGTCGAGTTCGCTGTCTGGCCAAGCTGGTGGGCGGCGCTGATCCAACTGGTCTGCGGCGCGTTTGTGCTCGCCGGCCTGTTCACCCGGCCGAACGCGACGCTCGCCTCGGGCTCCATGGCCTACGCCTACTTCGTGGTCCACCAGCCCGAAGGGCTGCTTCCGCTGATCAACGGCGGTGAGTTGTCGGCGATGTACTGCTGGGCATTCCTGCTCATCGCCGTACTGGGACCGGGCGGCTGGGCTCTGGACCCGCTGATCCGCCGCCGCGGCAGTGACGCGACCGAGCCCGCCTCGGTGCGCACGGCGTGA